A genomic window from Alphaproteobacteria bacterium includes:
- a CDS encoding O-acetyl-ADP-ribose deacetylase, with protein sequence MSEFTLSPRLKIVRDDITKIKVDAIVNAANSRLAGGGGVDGAIHRAAGPELLEACRKIGGCPTGQAVITPGFQLPARFVIHTVGPVWQGGGKNEAALLADCYRNSLILAEGEKLETIAFSAISTGVYGYPIKEACCIAKATLEQFLQSQQWPKMVYLTAFNDEVWANLTNFT encoded by the coding sequence ATGTCCGAATTTACTCTCTCCCCACGCCTAAAAATCGTCCGCGACGACATCACCAAAATAAAGGTCGATGCCATCGTCAATGCCGCGAACTCTCGTTTGGCGGGTGGCGGCGGGGTTGATGGCGCGATTCACCGGGCGGCAGGGCCAGAACTCCTCGAAGCTTGCCGGAAAATTGGAGGCTGCCCGACCGGACAGGCGGTCATAACGCCCGGTTTCCAGCTTCCCGCCCGGTTTGTGATTCATACGGTGGGCCCTGTCTGGCAGGGTGGCGGCAAAAACGAGGCGGCACTTTTAGCCGACTGCTATCGCAATTCGTTAATTTTGGCGGAGGGCGAAAAACTCGAAACTATTGCTTTTTCTGCCATAAGCACGGGCGTTTACGGCTATCCAATAAAGGAAGCTTGCTGCATTGCCAAAGCTACTTTGGAACAGTTTTTGCAAAGTCAACAATGGCCAAAAATGGTTTATTTGACGGCATTTAACGACGAAGTTTGGGCGAATCTAACGAATTTTACATAA
- a CDS encoding type III PLP-dependent enzyme — MRSEFKYWNHLPYQIGHKAEVKVHPVPEMMNFASVDALIRELKPRVPVHCIRPQVLQQVAEWFLANFPGDVLYAVKCNPEPAVLHHLSAAGIRHFDVTSLSEIKMISKFAPGGTAYFMHPVKSRDAIRKAYFDYGVRDFALDSKDELQKIIEETGSATDLNLHIRLALPKGVAAHDLSGKFGAHPDLTVELLQAADKIARQVGICFHVGSQCLHPDAYRRAIKLAAQVISKSGVEIDVLNLGGGFPAVYPGMTPPPMSRFMDAIKAGLAEDIKLPAHTKVRCEPGRALVAEAGSVVVNVELRKGDNLYINDGVYGSLFDAGILNMRYPAKLIRGNGSEHKAPYKGFKLYGPTCDTVDSMRGPYLLPEDTTEGDWIELGQLGAYCTTMRSKFNGFDEHMTVEVWDQPQMQMKDWQPRTDRRTMDKDNVTTLNLIAWEREAYETEMS; from the coding sequence ATGAGAAGCGAATTTAAATACTGGAATCACCTGCCTTACCAGATCGGCCATAAAGCCGAAGTGAAGGTGCATCCTGTTCCTGAAATGATGAATTTCGCCAGCGTAGATGCGCTGATCCGCGAATTGAAACCGCGTGTGCCGGTCCATTGCATTCGTCCGCAAGTATTGCAACAAGTCGCCGAATGGTTTTTGGCGAACTTTCCTGGCGATGTATTATATGCCGTGAAATGCAACCCGGAACCTGCGGTATTGCACCATTTATCCGCGGCAGGCATTCGCCATTTCGATGTGACCTCCCTGTCCGAAATTAAGATGATTTCGAAATTCGCGCCAGGCGGCACAGCCTATTTCATGCACCCGGTGAAAAGCCGCGATGCCATCCGCAAGGCCTATTTTGATTATGGCGTGCGCGACTTTGCCTTGGACTCCAAGGACGAATTGCAAAAGATTATCGAAGAAACCGGTTCCGCAACCGATTTGAACCTGCATATCCGCCTCGCCCTGCCAAAAGGCGTTGCCGCACACGATTTGTCGGGCAAATTTGGCGCACACCCGGATTTGACCGTCGAATTATTGCAAGCCGCAGACAAAATCGCCCGCCAAGTCGGCATTTGTTTCCATGTCGGTTCGCAATGTTTGCACCCGGATGCGTATCGCCGCGCCATTAAATTGGCCGCGCAAGTCATCTCCAAATCCGGCGTTGAAATCGATGTATTGAATTTAGGCGGCGGATTCCCAGCCGTATATCCGGGCATGACCCCGCCGCCAATGTCGCGTTTCATGGATGCGATCAAGGCTGGACTGGCCGAAGACATTAAATTGCCAGCCCACACCAAAGTGCGCTGCGAACCTGGCCGTGCATTGGTTGCCGAAGCCGGATCGGTAGTCGTGAACGTTGAATTACGCAAAGGCGATAATCTTTATATCAATGACGGCGTCTATGGCAGCCTGTTCGATGCCGGTATTTTGAACATGCGCTATCCAGCGAAATTGATTCGCGGCAATGGCAGCGAACATAAAGCCCCATATAAAGGCTTTAAACTGTATGGCCCGACCTGCGATACCGTCGATTCCATGCGCGGACCATATTTATTGCCAGAAGATACCACCGAAGGCGATTGGATTGAACTTGGCCAATTGGGCGCGTATTGCACCACCATGCGTTCCAAATTCAACGGTTTCGATGAACACATGACCGTCGAGGTTTGGGATCAGCCGCAAATGCAAATGAAAGACTGGCAACCCCGCACCGACCGCCGTACCATGGACAAAGACAATGTAACCACATTGAATCTGATCGCATGGGAACGCGAAGCGTATGAGACGGAGATGTCTTAA
- the rlmD gene encoding 23S rRNA (uracil(1939)-C(5))-methyltransferase RlmD produces the protein MKDSKAPKTPPESFECRIEKMVFGGWGLTHHQGKAVFVSNVAADETVEARIYKKAKGVRYAELNNVVTANANARTSKKCQHAGLCGGCTYQHLTQDYQLKIKLNILAETFHHKAEIGETIVSPRQFNYRNKMEYGFTRPPGGEITYGLHPRGRFRHIIDLQECHLINPDLWQTGQTIKRLIRENFSNDTTGERGDWQHLTMRQAFHDGSTLIMLEVEDPQSDKVRLLAEKIKQTCPTVVGIAAKKRHGQPSPVLGLDYLEEVIGTSKLRFHAENFFQVNVSILPSLITEIAKLVTPIAPKVLYDLFSGVGLFGVALAPHLSKDISIIAAESDTRAAAIARDNAARNGLTNYQSQAMDLYQKGWGSQLRSNKSPSVAIIDPPRAGLAQKTVDEIGALAPDRIVYVSCNPTTQKRDIDWLERFGYKLGGVRLIDMFPQTYHLESLAWLDKSS, from the coding sequence ATGAAAGATAGCAAAGCGCCAAAAACACCGCCCGAATCGTTCGAATGCCGTATCGAAAAAATGGTCTTCGGCGGCTGGGGGTTGACCCATCATCAGGGCAAAGCCGTTTTCGTCAGCAACGTAGCCGCCGATGAAACGGTCGAAGCGCGCATTTATAAAAAAGCCAAAGGCGTGCGGTACGCCGAATTGAATAACGTAGTTACCGCCAACGCCAATGCTAGAACCTCAAAAAAATGCCAGCATGCCGGTCTGTGTGGCGGTTGCACGTACCAGCATTTGACCCAGGATTATCAGTTAAAAATTAAATTGAATATTCTGGCCGAAACCTTTCATCACAAAGCGGAAATTGGCGAAACCATCGTATCGCCGCGCCAGTTCAATTACCGCAACAAAATGGAATATGGCTTTACCCGTCCGCCTGGCGGCGAAATTACCTATGGTCTGCATCCACGCGGCCGGTTCCGGCATATTATCGATTTGCAGGAATGCCATTTAATCAATCCCGATTTATGGCAAACCGGCCAGACTATCAAACGCCTGATTCGTGAAAATTTCAGCAATGATACCACGGGCGAGCGCGGCGACTGGCAACATTTGACCATGCGCCAGGCATTTCATGATGGCAGCACGTTGATTATGCTGGAAGTCGAAGACCCGCAAAGCGACAAGGTACGTTTATTGGCCGAAAAGATTAAACAAACCTGCCCGACCGTTGTCGGCATTGCCGCCAAAAAACGCCATGGGCAACCTTCCCCGGTTTTGGGATTGGATTATTTAGAAGAAGTCATCGGCACATCAAAATTACGGTTTCATGCCGAAAATTTCTTTCAAGTGAATGTTTCGATTCTACCATCCTTGATTACCGAAATTGCAAAATTAGTAACTCCTATCGCCCCCAAAGTCCTATACGATTTATTCAGCGGCGTTGGCCTGTTTGGCGTGGCTTTGGCCCCGCATTTATCCAAGGATATTTCTATTATCGCCGCCGAATCCGACACTCGCGCCGCCGCCATTGCCCGGGACAATGCTGCGCGTAATGGCCTGACCAATTACCAAAGCCAGGCGATGGATTTGTATCAAAAAGGCTGGGGATCACAGTTACGCAGCAATAAAAGCCCGTCCGTGGCCATTATTGATCCGCCGCGCGCTGGCCTCGCCCAAAAAACAGTGGATGAGATCGGTGCCCTGGCCCCTGATCGGATCGTTTATGTCAGCTGCAACCCAACGACCCAAAAGCGCGATATCGATTGGCTGGAACGGTTTGGCTATAAATTGGGCGGCGTGCGGTTAATCGATATGTTCCCGCAAACATACCATCTGGAATCGCTGGCTTGGTTGGATAAAAGTTCCTAG
- a CDS encoding redoxin domain-containing protein: MSTTTATSLPDFNQPGLTWFNVPKPLSISEVFGRLVILDFWTFSCINCLHILPSMRRIEKAFQDDVVILGIHSPNFPYERDPINVSKAIARYHIEHPVVHDPEFKLWDAYGVKVWPTLILVSPDGQIFARQAGEPDGDKLLEAVGNAVRKYKAQGKLRPAGTELTKPEKQGGVLLFPGKMKRLKYKGNFYWVVADTGHHQIVIFNDQGQQVQRIGRGAPANLDGEYNRCAFDNPHGIACGEDVIYVSDLGTHLIRRIDLKAQTVTTIAGTNRRGLTLTKEAPGKEVGLASVFDMELHGDQLYFANSGTHQIGVIDTKTLVLKPLAGGGAKDILDGAGRAAKLAQPSGLAFSAEHNRLYFADSDNSAVRYLDLADQFNVRTVVGRGMAESGRRNGSFKTARFQHPMGITICQDYLIAADSFNASLRKLDIAKQTVENFAEDFTCTDEAPKPLLDPEGIVWDGADRLFVVDSNNHRILAYDLTKKTWGTWTQ; the protein is encoded by the coding sequence TTGTCCACCACAACCGCCACTTCCCTGCCCGATTTTAACCAACCGGGCCTGACTTGGTTTAACGTACCAAAACCGCTGAGCATCTCCGAGGTGTTTGGGCGGCTGGTGATTCTCGACTTTTGGACATTTTCCTGCATTAACTGTTTGCATATTCTGCCCAGTATGCGCCGCATTGAAAAAGCGTTTCAAGATGATGTAGTGATCCTTGGCATCCATTCACCCAACTTCCCTTACGAACGCGATCCTATCAACGTATCCAAAGCCATCGCCCGGTATCACATTGAACACCCTGTGGTGCATGATCCGGAATTTAAATTATGGGATGCGTATGGCGTTAAGGTCTGGCCTACGCTGATTCTGGTTTCCCCAGATGGACAGATTTTCGCCCGGCAAGCTGGCGAGCCTGACGGCGATAAATTATTGGAAGCCGTCGGAAACGCCGTTCGCAAATACAAGGCCCAAGGCAAGTTGCGTCCGGCGGGAACCGAGCTGACCAAACCGGAAAAACAAGGCGGTGTACTGTTATTCCCAGGCAAAATGAAACGCCTGAAGTACAAAGGCAATTTTTATTGGGTGGTTGCAGATACGGGACATCATCAAATTGTCATTTTTAACGATCAAGGACAGCAAGTACAACGCATAGGACGCGGCGCACCGGCCAATTTAGACGGCGAATATAACCGCTGCGCTTTTGATAACCCGCACGGCATTGCCTGCGGCGAAGATGTTATTTATGTCAGCGATCTGGGAACGCATTTAATCCGCAGAATCGATTTAAAGGCGCAAACGGTTACCACGATTGCCGGCACCAACCGCCGCGGTTTGACTTTAACCAAAGAAGCGCCCGGCAAGGAAGTCGGCTTGGCTTCGGTCTTTGATATGGAATTGCATGGCGACCAGTTATACTTCGCCAATTCCGGAACGCATCAAATCGGCGTGATCGACACAAAAACTTTGGTTTTAAAACCGCTCGCCGGGGGCGGCGCCAAAGATATTCTGGATGGCGCTGGCCGCGCGGCGAAACTGGCGCAACCATCGGGACTCGCTTTTTCCGCCGAGCATAACCGGCTTTACTTTGCCGACAGCGATAATTCAGCGGTCCGGTATTTGGATCTAGCCGATCAGTTTAATGTGCGCACCGTCGTTGGGCGTGGCATGGCGGAATCGGGACGGCGCAATGGCTCCTTTAAAACCGCGCGATTCCAGCACCCTATGGGCATTACGATTTGCCAGGATTATTTAATCGCGGCGGACAGTTTTAACGCCAGTTTACGCAAATTGGATATTGCCAAACAAACCGTTGAAAATTTTGCCGAAGATTTTACCTGTACCGACGAAGCGCCGAAACCACTGCTAGATCCCGAAGGGATTGTGTGGGATGGCGCCGACCGTTTATTCGTGGTGGATTCCAACAATCATCGTATTCTGGCGTATGATTTGACAAAAAAGACTTGGGGCACTTGGACTCAATAA
- the typA gene encoding translational GTPase TypA, producing MNLRNIAIIAHVDHGKTTLVDQMLRQSGTFRENQNVAERVMDSNDLEKERGITIMSKVTSIIWKDTRINIVDTPGHSDFGGEVERILSMVDGVVVLVDAAEGAMPQTKFVVSKALKLGLKPIVLINKIDRSDARIDEVHHEVFDLFAALDATDEQLDFPLLYAVGRDGWAVANLNDTQRDLTALFDLILKHVPAPSVDENAPFSMLISMIEADNFLGRILTGRIYSGKVKVNDTLKSMKLNGEAVEQGRITKIQTFRGIERISVDEASAGDIIMIAGLPKTTVSDTVAAPSVAEPIKATPVDPPTLAMTFSVNNSPLAGREGSKVTSRMIRDRLFREAEGNVAIRVRDAEGGDAVEVSGRGELQLGVLIETMRREGFELSISRPKVLLQKDEATGETLEPYEEIMVDVDQEYSGVVVEKMAYRKSEMTDMRPSGGNKVRITFHGPARGMIGYHGEFLTDTRGTGIMNRSFKGYGPYKGQIGGRINGVMISREDGEAVAYALWNLEERGEILINPGDKIYKGMIIGEHSRDNDLDVVPNKAKQLTNIRTKAADEAIRLTPPRIMSLEDAIAYIQDDELVEVTPKSLRLRKKLLDMNDRARAAKDAKKEAEKAAG from the coding sequence ATGAATTTAAGAAATATTGCCATTATCGCCCACGTTGACCACGGCAAAACCACCCTGGTCGATCAAATGTTGCGCCAATCGGGAACGTTCCGTGAAAACCAAAACGTTGCCGAGCGCGTGATGGATTCCAACGATCTGGAAAAAGAACGCGGCATTACCATCATGTCCAAAGTGACCTCGATCATATGGAAAGACACGCGCATCAATATCGTCGACACCCCAGGCCACAGCGATTTCGGTGGCGAGGTCGAACGGATTTTATCCATGGTCGATGGCGTTGTCGTATTGGTGGATGCTGCCGAAGGCGCGATGCCACAAACCAAATTCGTGGTCAGCAAAGCGTTGAAGTTAGGCTTGAAACCCATTGTTTTGATTAATAAAATCGATCGTTCCGATGCCCGTATCGACGAAGTGCATCACGAAGTGTTCGATTTATTCGCGGCCCTCGATGCCACCGACGAGCAATTGGATTTCCCATTATTATACGCGGTTGGACGCGATGGCTGGGCCGTTGCCAATTTAAACGACACGCAGCGCGATTTAACCGCCCTGTTCGATTTAATCTTAAAACATGTGCCTGCCCCCAGCGTCGATGAAAATGCGCCGTTTTCGATGCTAATTTCGATGATCGAAGCGGATAATTTCCTGGGCCGTATTCTGACCGGCCGTATTTACAGCGGCAAAGTAAAGGTCAACGATACGCTGAAATCGATGAAATTGAACGGCGAAGCGGTGGAGCAAGGCCGGATTACCAAAATCCAAACTTTCCGCGGCATTGAACGCATATCGGTAGACGAAGCCAGCGCCGGCGATATTATTATGATCGCAGGCCTGCCAAAAACCACCGTGTCTGACACTGTCGCCGCACCTTCGGTGGCCGAACCGATTAAGGCTACCCCGGTCGATCCGCCAACATTGGCGATGACATTTTCGGTCAATAACTCGCCGCTGGCCGGCCGCGAAGGAAGCAAAGTGACTTCGCGCATGATCCGCGATCGTCTGTTCCGTGAGGCCGAAGGCAACGTTGCCATTCGCGTGCGCGATGCCGAAGGCGGCGATGCGGTCGAAGTGTCGGGCCGCGGCGAATTGCAATTGGGCGTGTTGATCGAAACCATGCGCCGCGAAGGATTTGAACTGTCGATTTCCCGCCCGAAAGTATTGCTGCAAAAAGACGAAGCGACCGGCGAAACGCTGGAACCATATGAAGAAATCATGGTTGACGTCGATCAGGAATATTCCGGCGTGGTGGTCGAAAAAATGGCGTACCGTAAATCGGAAATGACCGATATGCGCCCATCCGGCGGCAACAAAGTACGCATCACGTTCCATGGCCCCGCGCGCGGCATGATCGGATATCACGGCGAATTTTTAACCGACACTCGTGGCACCGGCATTATGAACCGGTCTTTCAAAGGTTATGGCCCGTACAAAGGCCAAATCGGCGGCCGCATCAACGGCGTGATGATTTCCCGTGAAGACGGCGAAGCCGTTGCCTACGCATTGTGGAATTTGGAAGAACGCGGCGAGATTTTGATCAATCCTGGCGATAAAATTTACAAAGGTATGATCATTGGCGAACATAGCCGCGACAATGATCTGGATGTCGTGCCAAACAAGGCAAAACAATTGACCAATATCCGCACCAAGGCAGCCGACGAAGCGATTCGTTTAACCCCGCCCCGCATCATGAGTTTGGAAGACGCGATTGCGTATATTCAAGACGATGAGTTGGTCGAAGTAACTCCAAAATCGCTGCGCCTGCGTAAAAAATTGCTGGATATGAACGACCGCGCCCGTGCTGCCAAAGACGCGAAAAAAGAAGCCGAAAAAGCAGCTGGGTAA
- a CDS encoding TIGR00730 family Rossman fold protein, which produces MIDMSKVKIGLGPISVFCGASEYPFSDKNPHRQGNLKHQIEIEKFGQILAMAGIPLIWGAGQTGLMGAVSRSVIQHGGIAVGVSTQHLVNGKEGAQPGITTLLIADSMQSRKMAFARLSRAFVIFPGGIGTFDEVTEYLLERENGEHSKPLVIVNIDGFYKPLLDYFDHLVERKYMTADARDMLIVVDKAEEILPAIMSEFENPKKHDLKKRKLYKSSETLLGQHNQIIVRRHLGKLPIGRHNYPKGSLGAGSVALVCGGIDDALHDPRNNPHKKAIAELVKLLAAEKLPRLIHSGQIGGLKGLVGQLARAHGIYDLGITTRFLEENGQADTEAHSLLIADNEQSAEFAIKNLVDAVIIGPGAIDSLEKLSDYLTEVDIKESNQKLVIFNVDGHYDGLVEYFRYLISRGYFAPAALDKLVIVKTAAEVIDALKRPIAQTDPSLMTKADLVAVQGIKLLQTEHNPTKAHDTGTPYPRYVLTSENINKLMISLGLVAPEANP; this is translated from the coding sequence ATGATTGATATGAGTAAGGTGAAGATAGGATTAGGCCCTATCTCGGTTTTTTGCGGGGCTTCAGAGTACCCGTTCAGCGATAAAAATCCCCACCGTCAAGGCAACTTAAAACACCAGATTGAAATTGAAAAATTCGGCCAGATTCTGGCCATGGCCGGTATTCCGTTGATCTGGGGCGCTGGGCAAACCGGATTGATGGGCGCGGTATCGCGTTCGGTCATTCAGCACGGCGGCATTGCCGTCGGTGTTTCCACGCAACATTTGGTCAATGGCAAAGAAGGCGCGCAGCCAGGCATTACCACATTATTGATCGCCGATTCGATGCAATCGCGCAAAATGGCGTTCGCGCGCCTGTCGCGGGCTTTTGTGATTTTTCCAGGCGGTATCGGCACATTTGACGAAGTTACCGAATATTTGCTGGAACGCGAAAATGGCGAACACAGCAAGCCATTGGTGATCGTCAATATCGATGGGTTTTACAAACCCTTGCTGGATTATTTCGATCATCTGGTCGAACGCAAATACATGACGGCGGATGCGCGCGACATGTTGATCGTGGTCGACAAGGCCGAGGAAATTTTGCCGGCGATCATGTCGGAATTTGAAAATCCGAAAAAACACGATTTGAAAAAACGCAAATTGTACAAATCCAGCGAAACTTTGCTGGGCCAGCACAATCAGATTATTGTGCGCCGCCATTTGGGCAAATTGCCGATTGGCCGTCACAACTATCCAAAAGGCAGCTTGGGCGCCGGTTCCGTAGCCTTGGTTTGCGGCGGTATCGACGATGCGTTGCACGATCCGCGCAACAACCCCCATAAAAAAGCGATTGCGGAACTTGTGAAATTATTGGCGGCGGAAAAATTGCCGCGCCTGATTCATTCCGGCCAGATCGGCGGATTGAAAGGCTTGGTCGGACAGCTCGCCCGCGCGCACGGAATATACGATCTTGGCATAACCACCCGCTTTTTAGAAGAAAACGGCCAGGCCGATACCGAAGCGCATAGTTTGCTGATCGCCGATAACGAACAATCGGCCGAATTTGCGATTAAAAATTTGGTCGATGCTGTGATCATCGGTCCGGGAGCAATCGACAGTTTGGAAAAATTGTCCGATTACCTGACCGAAGTCGATATCAAAGAATCGAATCAAAAACTGGTCATCTTTAACGTCGACGGACATTATGACGGATTGGTGGAATATTTCCGCTATCTGATCAGCCGCGGATATTTCGCGCCAGCCGCGCTGGATAAATTGGTGATTGTGAAAACAGCCGCCGAAGTGATCGATGCTTTGAAACGGCCCATCGCGCAAACCGACCCAAGCCTGATGACCAAAGCCGATTTGGTGGCCGTACAGGGTATCAAATTGCTGCAAACCGAACATAACCCGACGAAGGCCCATGACACCGGCACGCCATATCCGCGTTATGTCTTAACATCAGAAAATATCAATAAGCTTATGATATCATTGGGTTTAGTCGCGCCAGAGGCGAATCCGTAA
- a CDS encoding aquaporin family protein — MNNSTSKIFIAEVIGTFTLVALICGSILAGSTGLIPAIAGGLALMTMVYALGGISGGHFNPAVTLAATVSRRLNPTEMVTYWVAQLVGAFLAIVICQTLFSTSAAAAVSTPTVASATAITAEAVATFFLALTVLGVTSHQSTSRSANGLAIGATLVLGGLLIGSLTGASLNPARSIAPAIMSGDFSNLATYIIGPFVGAIVAGLVSNVLFTADSISSSNSGYNSNTNQQSRRAA; from the coding sequence ATGAATAACAGCACGAGCAAAATCTTTATCGCCGAAGTTATCGGCACTTTCACGCTGGTTGCGCTGATTTGCGGAAGCATTTTGGCCGGCAGCACCGGCTTGATCCCAGCAATCGCTGGCGGTCTGGCTTTGATGACCATGGTATATGCCCTGGGCGGCATCTCCGGCGGTCACTTCAATCCAGCCGTAACCTTGGCCGCAACCGTATCGCGCCGCTTGAACCCAACTGAAATGGTAACCTATTGGGTTGCTCAATTGGTTGGCGCTTTCTTGGCGATCGTAATCTGCCAAACCTTGTTCTCCACATCGGCTGCCGCCGCTGTAAGCACCCCAACCGTAGCTTCCGCTACCGCGATCACCGCAGAAGCCGTTGCCACCTTCTTCTTGGCATTGACGGTTTTGGGCGTAACTTCGCACCAATCGACCTCTCGCTCGGCCAACGGCCTGGCGATCGGCGCCACCCTGGTATTGGGCGGCTTGTTGATCGGTTCCTTGACCGGCGCTTCGCTGAACCCAGCTCGCTCGATTGCTCCAGCAATCATGAGCGGCGATTTCTCGAACCTTGCCACCTACATCATCGGCCCATTCGTTGGCGCCATCGTAGCTGGTTTGGTATCGAACGTTCTGTTCACTGCTGATTCGATCTCCTCGAGCAACAGCGGCTACAACAGCAACACCAATCAGCAATCGCGTCGCGCTGCCTAA
- a CDS encoding Hsp20/alpha crystallin family protein: MKLRMLTPLSQTDAWSPLVNRMFEDFFTPMRTESSGWNPRINIAETAKDYQVSVELPGVEEKDIDVSLHEGLLTVKGTKQAEKESKDKNFHRIESFYGSFERSVQLPEHIEAEKVAADFKNGVLQITVPKLAQIKPEPRKIRIETKS; this comes from the coding sequence ATGAAACTGCGTATGTTAACCCCTTTGTCGCAAACAGATGCCTGGTCGCCGCTGGTAAATCGGATGTTTGAAGATTTCTTTACGCCGATGCGCACCGAGTCTAGCGGATGGAATCCGCGCATCAATATCGCGGAAACCGCCAAGGATTATCAGGTCAGTGTGGAATTGCCTGGCGTCGAAGAAAAAGATATCGATGTCAGCCTGCACGAAGGGCTTTTGACAGTGAAAGGTACCAAGCAGGCGGAGAAAGAAAGCAAAGACAAGAACTTTCATCGCATCGAAAGTTTTTATGGCAGCTTTGAACGCAGCGTGCAGTTGCCAGAGCACATTGAAGCGGAAAAAGTCGCCGCCGATTTCAAAAACGGCGTATTGCAGATCACAGTTCCCAAACTGGCGCAGATCAAGCCGGAACCGCGCAAGATTAGAATCGAAACAAAGTCTTAA
- a CDS encoding HIT domain-containing protein, whose product MKDFTAPPWIHSQLRKDCLWVKELPCCEVLLMNNAHWPWLILVPREPNLIEIQDMESEMRHAVFDEVNWAGIVLQKLFKPKKINTAALGNIVSQLHIHVIARFESDPAWPKPVWGSPDKMEYDNPQEVIAKLQQGFESILA is encoded by the coding sequence ATGAAGGACTTTACCGCACCGCCGTGGATCCATTCGCAGTTGCGAAAAGACTGTTTGTGGGTAAAAGAACTACCTTGCTGCGAAGTATTACTTATGAATAACGCACATTGGCCTTGGCTGATTTTGGTTCCGCGTGAACCTAACCTGATAGAAATTCAGGATATGGAATCGGAAATGCGCCACGCGGTGTTCGATGAAGTCAATTGGGCAGGCATCGTTTTACAAAAATTATTCAAGCCGAAAAAAATCAACACGGCGGCGCTGGGCAATATCGTATCGCAATTGCATATTCACGTGATCGCCCGTTTCGAATCGGATCCTGCCTGGCCAAAGCCGGTTTGGGGTTCGCCGGACAAAATGGAATATGATAATCCGCAAGAAGTCATAGCCAAATTGCAACAGGGATTTGAATCGATATTGGCGTAA
- a CDS encoding DMT family transporter encodes MKQTILALTPEKTKGLLYLLGACLIWAGWWVFNRYGVTNGVDPFDIVAIRLTVAGLILLPILVRRGLGTVWWKAILIACLGGLINSLASIYGVKFAPASHGATLMPGMVPIFTALLAWLILNETITVVRWLGIGLVIGGAFLIGFPNLTPGNDNQWIGHLLFIGASLSWSFYTVCVRWWRIDAWHGVALIAVVSMILYLPIYSFTFGGRIFDYPVSTILFQGLYQGILTSICAILFFNSAIAIFGASGAGAAGALIPVLTVIMAAIFLGEIPSWIEVLGIFVVIGGIPFAMGLIGSRDGKVHDDIEDKSRGTKLDTKA; translated from the coding sequence ATGAAACAAACCATTTTGGCCCTGACGCCAGAAAAAACCAAAGGACTATTGTATTTATTGGGAGCGTGTCTGATTTGGGCCGGCTGGTGGGTATTTAATCGTTACGGCGTCACCAATGGCGTTGATCCATTCGATATTGTTGCAATCCGGTTGACGGTGGCGGGTTTGATTTTGCTGCCAATTTTGGTGCGTCGCGGTCTTGGTACGGTTTGGTGGAAGGCGATTCTTATCGCTTGTTTGGGCGGATTGATTAATTCGCTGGCCTCTATCTATGGCGTGAAATTTGCGCCAGCAAGCCATGGTGCAACCTTGATGCCGGGCATGGTGCCGATTTTCACCGCATTGCTCGCTTGGTTGATATTGAATGAAACTATCACTGTGGTGCGGTGGTTAGGGATTGGCTTGGTGATTGGTGGTGCCTTTTTAATCGGTTTTCCGAATTTAACGCCGGGCAACGACAATCAATGGATCGGGCATTTATTATTTATCGGGGCCTCTTTGTCGTGGTCTTTTTATACGGTATGCGTGCGGTGGTGGCGTATTGATGCCTGGCATGGCGTAGCCTTAATTGCCGTTGTATCGATGATTTTATATTTGCCAATTTACAGTTTTACTTTTGGCGGCAGAATTTTTGATTATCCGGTGTCTACCATTTTGTTCCAAGGATTATATCAAGGCATTCTGACATCGATTTGCGCGATTTTATTTTTCAATTCCGCAATTGCAATTTTTGGCGCTTCGGGTGCTGGCGCGGCAGGCGCGTTAATTCCAGTGTTAACGGTGATTATGGCCGCTATTTTCCTGGGCGAGATTCCAAGTTGGATCGAAGTTTTGGGAATCTTTGTGGTCATCGGCGGTATCCCATTTGCCATGGGATTAATTGGCAGCCGCGATGGCAAAGTCCACGACGATATCGAAGATAAAAGCCGCGGGACCAAGCTTGATACGAAGGCTTAA